The stretch of DNA CTGCCGAGATGAAGTGCGACGCGCTGTTCAAGGGCACTTCGGTCGACGGCGTCTACAACGCCGATCCGAAGACGCACCCCGACGCGGTGCGCTACGAGACGGTGTCGTATAGCCGCGTGCTGTCCGACGACCTCAAGGTCATGGACGCGAGCGCGATCGCGCTGTGCCGCGACAACAACATCCCGATCGTCGTCTTCAACATCCGCGAACCCGGCAATCTCGCCGCGGTGCTGGCGGGTGATGGCGTGTCGACGATCGTCCAGAACGAGCAGGAGCTTTAAGATGGCCGCATATGACAAGACCGACCTCGAACGCCGCATGGCGGGTGCCGTCGAAGCGCTGAAGAGCGATCTCGCAGGGCTTCGTACGGGCCGCGCTTCGACCGCGTTGCTCGATCCGGTGATGGTAACGGTGTACGGCTCGTCGATGCCGCTGAACCAGGTCGCGACCGTGTCGGCGCCCGAGCCGCGCATGCTGTCGGTGCAGGTCTGGGACAAGTCGAACGTCGGCCCGACCGACAAGGCGATCCGTTCCGCGGGGCTCGGCCTCAATCCGATCGTCGACGGCCAGACTCTGCGCCTGCCGATCCCCGACCTGACCGAGGAGCGCCGCAAGGAACTCGCTAAGCTCGCCGGCCAATACGCCGAGAAGGCGCGCATCGCGGTCCGCAACGTCCGTCGCGACGGCATGGATTCGCTGAAGGTCGACGAGAAGAAGGGTGTGTTCAGCGAGGACGAGCGCAAGCGTCACGAGACCGAAGTGCA from Sphingomonas faeni encodes:
- the frr gene encoding ribosome recycling factor, whose protein sequence is MAAYDKTDLERRMAGAVEALKSDLAGLRTGRASTALLDPVMVTVYGSSMPLNQVATVSAPEPRMLSVQVWDKSNVGPTDKAIRSAGLGLNPIVDGQTLRLPIPDLTEERRKELAKLAGQYAEKARIAVRNVRRDGMDSLKVDEKKGVFSEDERKRHETEVQKLTDGIIAELDAAATAKEKEILGK